A single Paenibacillus sp. FSL R5-0517 DNA region contains:
- the cbiE gene encoding precorrin-6y C5,15-methyltransferase (decarboxylating) subunit CbiE produces the protein MNSKTATGAKNRKIRIIGVGEEGAAGLTTDSLNLIQEADVLVGGERQLEYFPAFAGERLAIKSGLSDLVVKIKALKATHNVVVLASGDPLFYGIAGYLARQIGPDQLEIRPNLSSLQLAFAQLGESWHDAVLESVHGRPLKGLAQRIDGKAKIALLTDEHNSPAAIGAYLQQFGMTEYDAYVAENLGGADERARHYTLDELAAAECSPLNVVILLRRKDAPAPRKGFGFADEEFHQRKPEKGLITKREVRAFSLSELKLGEDSIVWDIGAGSGSVAVECTRLAPRGQVFAIEKNEGDLVNIEANRIKFRTDFTVLHAKAPAGMDELPNPDAVFIGGSGGELGQLIALCASRLRPEGRLVVNAATIETLHDSMKAMREAGMDASVTLLQTARSKPILNMTRFDGLNPIYVITGQHTVTEETESADGAE, from the coding sequence GTGAACTCGAAGACAGCAACTGGAGCAAAGAATCGTAAAATCCGCATCATTGGCGTGGGTGAAGAAGGTGCAGCAGGACTGACAACGGATAGCCTGAATCTCATTCAGGAGGCAGATGTGCTCGTTGGCGGAGAGCGCCAGCTAGAGTATTTCCCTGCATTTGCAGGCGAACGGTTAGCGATTAAGAGCGGTTTAAGCGATCTCGTTGTGAAAATAAAAGCGTTAAAGGCCACACACAACGTCGTTGTGCTCGCCTCGGGTGACCCGCTGTTCTACGGCATTGCCGGGTATTTAGCGCGCCAAATCGGCCCGGATCAACTGGAGATCCGGCCTAATCTCAGTTCACTGCAGCTGGCATTTGCCCAGCTTGGCGAGAGCTGGCACGATGCCGTGCTCGAAAGCGTGCACGGTCGCCCGCTCAAAGGCCTCGCCCAGCGCATCGATGGCAAAGCCAAAATTGCGCTGCTCACGGATGAGCACAACAGCCCCGCTGCGATCGGGGCTTATCTGCAACAGTTCGGCATGACCGAGTATGATGCCTACGTTGCAGAGAATCTGGGCGGGGCAGACGAACGTGCCCGCCATTACACCCTCGACGAGCTGGCGGCAGCAGAATGCAGCCCGCTGAACGTCGTGATTTTGCTGCGCCGCAAGGATGCACCCGCGCCGCGCAAAGGCTTCGGGTTTGCAGATGAGGAATTCCATCAGCGCAAACCCGAAAAAGGCCTCATCACCAAGCGTGAAGTCCGCGCGTTCAGCTTGTCCGAGCTGAAACTGGGCGAGGACAGCATCGTGTGGGATATCGGCGCAGGTTCAGGCTCGGTGGCGGTGGAGTGCACGCGGCTGGCGCCGCGGGGCCAGGTCTTCGCCATCGAGAAGAACGAAGGTGACCTCGTGAACATCGAGGCCAACCGGATCAAATTCCGGACCGATTTCACCGTCCTTCATGCCAAAGCACCAGCAGGGATGGACGAACTACCGAATCCGGATGCGGTGTTCATTGGCGGCAGCGGCGGCGAACTCGGCCAGCTGATCGCCCTGTGTGCGTCCCGGCTGCGCCCGGAGGGACGCCTCGTAGTGAATGCAGCGACCATCGAGACGCTGCATGACAGCATGAAGGCGATGCGCGAAGCAGGCATGGACGCCTCCGTGACCTTGTTGCAGACGGCGCGCAGCAAGCCGATCCTGAATATGACCCGTTTTGACGGACTCAATCCGATCTATGTCATTACAGGACAACACACAGTAACCGAAGAAACGGAATCCGCAGACGGAGCAGAGTGA
- a CDS encoding cobalt-precorrin-5B (C(1))-methyltransferase: MKGGNTPDPDKPMRSGFTTGACATAVAKGATQLLLTGMIPAQAVVSLPAGFDHSFELIEQELTDGVATCATIKDAGDDPDATHRAKIIAHVSWRDEPGMELDGGVGVGRVTKPGLPVPVGEAAINPVPRRMITEAVTQVLAEHGTARGVRVVISVPDGEEMAKKTLNSRLGILGGISILGTRGVVVPFSTSAYRASVVQAISVAQASGCDHIVLTTGGSSEKYAMKMMPDLPEEAFIQMGDFVGFAIKHGKRLGMKRITLVGMPGKFAKVAQGVMMVHSKSAPVDFGFLASVARETGAGDELAQAIEEANTATQVADMMTEAGYLPYFEKLCTYACRHCLEHAGGGVTVEVVLVTMKGMELGRAEISELEDSNWSKES, translated from the coding sequence ATGAAAGGCGGCAATACACCAGATCCCGACAAACCCATGCGTTCCGGCTTCACCACAGGAGCGTGTGCCACAGCCGTTGCCAAAGGGGCCACGCAGCTCCTGTTAACAGGTATGATTCCGGCGCAGGCCGTGGTTTCATTGCCCGCGGGCTTTGACCACTCGTTCGAACTGATCGAGCAGGAACTGACCGATGGCGTAGCGACCTGTGCCACGATCAAAGATGCCGGAGATGACCCGGACGCCACACATCGGGCGAAGATTATCGCACATGTGTCTTGGCGGGACGAGCCGGGCATGGAGCTAGATGGGGGCGTAGGCGTAGGCCGAGTCACGAAGCCTGGACTGCCCGTGCCTGTGGGCGAAGCGGCAATCAATCCCGTTCCGCGCCGCATGATTACCGAAGCCGTCACCCAGGTGCTCGCCGAACACGGCACAGCCAGAGGGGTGCGGGTTGTGATCAGCGTGCCGGACGGCGAAGAGATGGCCAAGAAGACACTGAATTCCCGTCTGGGCATTTTGGGTGGCATCTCCATTTTAGGTACACGCGGCGTGGTCGTTCCGTTCTCCACCTCTGCTTACAGAGCCAGTGTGGTGCAGGCCATCTCGGTTGCTCAGGCATCCGGATGTGATCATATTGTACTGACGACGGGCGGCAGTAGTGAGAAATACGCCATGAAGATGATGCCCGATCTGCCAGAGGAAGCTTTTATCCAGATGGGTGACTTTGTCGGCTTTGCGATCAAACACGGTAAACGGTTGGGCATGAAACGCATCACGCTGGTCGGGATGCCAGGCAAATTTGCCAAAGTGGCCCAAGGCGTCATGATGGTGCACTCCAAGAGTGCGCCGGTGGATTTTGGATTTCTTGCGTCCGTGGCCCGCGAGACTGGAGCCGGGGATGAACTGGCGCAAGCGATCGAGGAAGCCAACACGGCCACTCAGGTGGCAGATATGATGACCGAAGCCGGGTACTTGCCCTATTTTGAAAAGTTATGTACATACGCCTGTCGGCACTGTTTGGAACATGCCGGAGGCGGCGTGACAGTGGAAGTAGTATTGGTAACAATGAAAGGAATGGAACTGGGGAGGGCGGAAATCAGTGAACTCGAAGACAGCAACTGGAGCAAAGAATCGTAA